Proteins encoded within one genomic window of Bradyrhizobium sp. AZCC 1719:
- a CDS encoding HlyD family secretion protein has translation MVIILCLYILAMWLVFSKFKLVRWGWVSGTISLVVGGFILATFLALFNYLTPSGRVTVTGRVVEVTPNVTGQIVAIPVKPNVPVKKDDVLFQIDPAPFQYKVRQLQASLAAAKQQTEILKSNYEQATATVAGLVAQADYNRKRLADIQSLAADDASTQFQAQDKQVQYETVSAQLVAAKAAQQSAKLALDSEIGGVNTSVAQIQAQLENADWELSQTSVRAPADGYVTVVALTVGDRALQARSAISFIVEKEIALVGMFSQNGFQTIKEGTAVDIVFDNVPGRIYHAKIIGIPRGIGQGQIVVSGTLARTNTFGGATVFPAEISIPDGIDRDGLRLGMSGSATAFADNAGVIGLLASILVWISSYTAYL, from the coding sequence ATGGTTATCATTTTGTGCCTCTACATCCTTGCGATGTGGCTCGTATTTTCGAAATTCAAGCTCGTGCGGTGGGGCTGGGTGTCGGGGACAATTTCGCTTGTGGTAGGCGGATTTATTCTCGCGACATTTTTGGCGCTTTTTAATTATCTCACGCCCTCGGGGCGCGTGACGGTGACTGGCCGCGTCGTCGAGGTGACGCCGAATGTGACCGGACAAATCGTCGCAATCCCGGTCAAGCCGAACGTGCCGGTGAAGAAGGACGACGTGCTTTTTCAGATCGACCCGGCGCCCTTCCAATATAAGGTCAGGCAGTTGCAGGCCTCGCTCGCGGCGGCAAAGCAGCAGACCGAAATCCTGAAATCGAACTACGAGCAGGCGACTGCGACTGTGGCCGGACTTGTCGCGCAGGCTGATTACAACAGAAAGCGCCTCGCCGATATTCAATCGCTGGCCGCCGACGATGCCAGCACACAATTTCAGGCGCAGGACAAGCAGGTTCAGTACGAAACCGTGTCGGCGCAACTCGTCGCGGCCAAGGCGGCCCAGCAGAGCGCGAAGCTTGCGCTGGATTCTGAGATCGGCGGCGTCAACACGTCAGTCGCGCAAATTCAGGCGCAACTCGAGAACGCAGATTGGGAATTGTCGCAGACATCCGTTCGCGCGCCCGCCGACGGCTATGTCACCGTCGTTGCCTTGACGGTCGGCGACCGTGCGCTGCAAGCGCGCTCGGCGATATCGTTCATTGTCGAGAAGGAGATTGCGCTGGTCGGCATGTTCTCGCAAAACGGCTTCCAGACCATCAAGGAAGGCACCGCGGTCGACATCGTGTTCGACAACGTGCCGGGCCGCATTTATCACGCCAAAATCATCGGCATTCCCAGGGGCATCGGGCAGGGGCAGATCGTCGTATCCGGAACACTCGCCCGCACCAACACGTTCGGCGGCGCGACGGTGTTTCCGGCGGAAATCTCGATCCCCGACGGGATCGACCGCGACGGGCTCCGGCTGGGAATGTCCGGCAGCGCCACCGCCTTCGCCGACAACGCCGGCGTGATCGGTCTTCTGGCGTCCATCCTCGTGTGGATCAGTTCCTATACGGCATATCTCTAG
- a CDS encoding cupin domain-containing protein gives MSIVSADVEPLTFVFEDDGLVPNNHLPLLVYKGAVYVANDHPEKTIETLFGGNGWGAMWRNGVYDYVHYHATVHEALGVARGRARVRFGGSNGKELEITPGDVAILPAGTGHQCVFASPDFCVVGAYPPGPPMQITRPTPENHAKALKTIPEVKLPKTDPVLGEDGPLVRLWKRGTR, from the coding sequence ATGTCCATCGTCAGCGCCGATGTCGAGCCGCTCACCTTCGTGTTCGAGGATGACGGCCTCGTGCCCAACAATCACCTGCCGTTGCTGGTTTACAAGGGCGCGGTCTATGTCGCCAACGATCACCCGGAAAAGACCATCGAGACGCTGTTCGGCGGCAATGGCTGGGGCGCGATGTGGCGCAACGGCGTCTACGACTATGTGCACTACCACGCCACGGTGCATGAGGCGCTCGGCGTCGCCCGCGGCCGGGCCCGCGTCCGCTTCGGCGGCAGCAACGGCAAGGAGCTCGAAATCACGCCCGGCGATGTCGCGATCCTTCCCGCCGGCACCGGGCATCAATGCGTGTTCGCCAGCCCCGATTTCTGCGTGGTCGGCGCCTATCCGCCGGGACCGCCGATGCAGATCACGCGCCCGACGCCGGAGAACCACGCCAAGGCGCTGAAGACGATCCCGGAAGTGAAGCTGCCGAAGACCGATCCGGTGCTGGGCGAAGACGGGCCGCTGGTCCGGTTGTGGAAGCGTGGCACGCGATGA
- a CDS encoding PaaI family thioesterase: MHVKPAASTVEYGVAPTHVMASMSGLDFVRAIFDGKLPAPPIMQNVEPFDSTAEKGHVVFYSVPGFRHYNPIGSVHGGYAAILLDSAMGLAVHSALPAGTGYTTLEFKISFIRGMTKDTGPVRTEGKTLNVGRRAATAEARITDANGRLLAHATTTCLVFEIPKGT; this comes from the coding sequence ATGCACGTTAAGCCCGCCGCCTCCACCGTCGAATATGGCGTGGCACCGACGCACGTCATGGCCTCGATGTCCGGCCTCGACTTCGTGCGCGCCATCTTCGATGGCAAGTTGCCGGCGCCGCCGATCATGCAGAATGTCGAGCCGTTCGATTCCACCGCCGAGAAGGGACATGTGGTGTTCTACAGCGTGCCCGGCTTCCGGCATTACAATCCGATCGGCTCGGTGCATGGCGGCTATGCCGCGATCCTCTTGGATTCCGCGATGGGCCTTGCGGTGCATTCCGCCCTTCCCGCCGGCACCGGCTACACCACGCTGGAATTCAAGATCTCTTTCATCAGGGGCATGACAAAGGATACCGGCCCTGTCCGCACCGAGGGCAAGACGCTCAATGTCGGCCGCCGCGCCGCCACCGCCGAGGCGCGGATCACCGACGCCAACGGCCGCCTGCTCGCGCATGCGACGACGACGTGTCTGGTTTTCGAGATTCCGAAGGGAACGTGA
- the carA gene encoding glutamine-hydrolyzing carbamoyl-phosphate synthase small subunit: MTTSENASAWPDHKPTALLVLADGTVLEGFGLGAEGHAVGEVCFNTAMTGYEEILTDPSYAGQLITFTFPHIGNVGTNDEDIETVNMAATPGARGVILRTAITDPSNYRATRHLDQWLRARGIIGLSGIDTRALTALIRSKGMPNAVIAHAKNGVFDLHGLKEEAREWPGLEGMDLVPMVTSGQRFTWDETPWAWQNGFGRQSEPEFNVVAIDYGIKRNILRLLAGEGCKVTVVPATTSAEDILAMKPDGVFLSNGPGDPAATGKYAVPVIQQVIQSGTPTFGICLGHQMLGLAVGAKTKKMHQGHHGANHPVKDETTGKVEITSMNHGFAVDQATLPEGAMQTHISLFDGSNCGIELKGKPVFSVQYHPEASPGPRDSHYLFKRFADLMREKKRA, encoded by the coding sequence ATGACAACATCTGAAAACGCTTCAGCCTGGCCGGACCATAAACCGACCGCGCTCCTCGTGCTTGCCGATGGTACCGTGCTGGAGGGATTTGGCCTCGGCGCGGAGGGCCACGCCGTCGGCGAAGTCTGCTTCAACACCGCGATGACCGGTTATGAGGAGATCCTCACCGATCCCTCCTATGCCGGGCAGCTCATCACCTTCACCTTCCCGCATATCGGCAATGTCGGCACCAACGACGAGGATATCGAGACGGTGAACATGGCGGCGACGCCGGGCGCGCGCGGCGTTATCCTGCGCACGGCCATCACCGATCCCTCGAACTACCGCGCCACGCGGCACCTCGATCAATGGCTGCGCGCCCGCGGCATCATCGGGCTGTCGGGCATCGATACAAGGGCGCTGACTGCGCTGATCCGCTCCAAGGGCATGCCGAACGCGGTGATTGCGCATGCCAAGAACGGCGTGTTCGACCTGCACGGCCTGAAGGAAGAGGCGCGCGAATGGCCCGGCCTGGAAGGCATGGATCTGGTGCCGATGGTGACGTCGGGACAGCGCTTTACCTGGGACGAGACGCCGTGGGCCTGGCAGAACGGCTTTGGCCGGCAGAGCGAACCTGAGTTCAACGTGGTCGCGATCGACTACGGCATCAAGCGCAACATTTTGCGGCTCTTGGCCGGTGAAGGCTGCAAGGTCACGGTGGTGCCGGCGACGACCTCGGCCGAAGACATTCTGGCGATGAAGCCGGACGGCGTGTTTCTTTCCAACGGCCCGGGCGACCCGGCCGCGACCGGCAAATATGCGGTGCCCGTAATTCAGCAGGTGATCCAGTCCGGCACGCCGACTTTCGGCATTTGCCTGGGTCATCAGATGCTGGGCCTGGCCGTCGGCGCCAAGACCAAAAAGATGCATCAGGGCCATCACGGCGCCAATCATCCGGTCAAGGACGAGACCACCGGCAAGGTGGAGATTACCTCGATGAACCACGGTTTTGCCGTCGACCAGGCGACGCTGCCCGAGGGCGCGATGCAGACCCACATCTCGCTGTTCGACGGCTCCAATTGCGGCATCGAGCTCAAGGGCAAGCCGGTGTTCTCCGTGCAGTATCACCCGGAAGCCTCGCCGGGGCCGCGCGACTCGCATTACCTGTTCAAGCGGTTTGCGGATCTGATGCGAGAGAAGAAGCGAGCGTAA
- a CDS encoding GatB/YqeY domain-containing protein produces MLRDDINNAVKDAMRAKDERKLSTLRMVNSTIKNADIDARGQGKPPLSDADLLGLLQKMIKQRQESVELYDKGGRAELAAQEREEIAVISAYLPKQMSDDEVKAAISAAITETGAAGMKDMGKVIGVLRAKFAGQMDFGKASGMVKAALSG; encoded by the coding sequence ATGCTGCGCGACGACATCAACAATGCGGTCAAGGACGCCATGAGGGCGAAGGACGAGCGCAAGCTCTCCACGCTGCGCATGGTCAATTCGACCATCAAGAACGCCGACATCGACGCGCGCGGGCAGGGCAAGCCGCCGCTCTCCGACGCCGACCTGCTCGGCCTGTTGCAGAAGATGATCAAGCAGCGTCAGGAATCGGTCGAACTCTACGACAAGGGCGGCCGCGCCGAGCTTGCCGCGCAGGAGCGCGAGGAGATCGCAGTGATCTCTGCCTATCTGCCGAAGCAGATGTCGGACGACGAGGTGAAGGCCGCGATCTCGGCCGCGATCACCGAGACCGGCGCCGCCGGCATGAAGGACATGGGCAAGGTGATCGGCGTGCTGCGTGCGAAATTCGCCGGGCAGATGGATTTCGGCAAGGCCAGCGGCATGGTGAAGGCGGCGCTGTCAGGATAA
- a CDS encoding FAD-dependent oxidoreductase yields the protein MADQQALPAGPDLSKGIAPSEFPGQMLLGHVGDDEVLLVRSGSDLFAIGAHCTHYHGPLAEGLVTGQGIRCPWHHACFDLRTGEAIRAPALSPVAVWKVEQQDGRIFVREKLEQPKPQVKGAVDAPGRIVIVGGGAAGFAAAEMLRRQDYRGSIVMLSHEAAAPVDRPNLSKDYLAGSAPEDWVPLRPDDFYAEAKIDLRLNTEVTSIDPNARHVVTSGGETIPYDRLLLATGAEPVRLPIPGADQPHVHVLRSLTDSRAIIALASGAWRAVVIGASFIGLEVAASLRARNIEVHVVGLEQRPMERVLGPELGDFVRALHEEHGVIFHLGDTVTGIDGKRAMLKSGGAIDADIVVVGVGVRPRLELAEQAGLAIDRGVTVNAYLETSVPGIYAAGDIARWPDPHSLETIRVEHWVVAERQGQTAARNMLGQREPFHAVPFFWSQHYDVPINYVGYAEKWDEITVDGDIPGKDCLLHYRRNGRVLAVASIYRDLASLEAELAMEKARAP from the coding sequence ATGGCTGACCAGCAAGCTCTGCCCGCCGGTCCCGATCTGTCAAAGGGCATAGCCCCGTCCGAATTCCCAGGCCAGATGTTGCTCGGCCATGTCGGCGACGATGAAGTGCTGCTGGTGCGTTCGGGCTCGGACCTCTTCGCGATCGGCGCCCATTGCACCCATTATCACGGGCCGCTTGCCGAAGGTCTCGTGACTGGCCAGGGAATCCGCTGCCCCTGGCACCACGCCTGTTTCGACTTGCGCACCGGCGAGGCGATCCGGGCGCCGGCGCTCAGTCCGGTTGCGGTCTGGAAGGTCGAGCAGCAAGACGGTCGCATCTTCGTTCGGGAGAAGCTTGAGCAGCCCAAGCCGCAAGTGAAGGGCGCCGTCGATGCGCCCGGCCGTATCGTGATCGTCGGCGGTGGCGCGGCGGGCTTTGCCGCAGCCGAGATGCTGCGGCGGCAGGATTATCGCGGCAGCATCGTGATGCTGAGCCATGAGGCGGCGGCACCGGTAGACCGGCCGAACCTGTCAAAAGACTATCTCGCCGGCAGCGCGCCGGAGGACTGGGTGCCGTTGCGGCCGGATGATTTCTACGCCGAGGCGAAGATCGACCTGCGGCTCAACACCGAGGTCACGTCAATCGATCCCAACGCGCGCCATGTCGTCACATCAGGCGGCGAGACCATCCCCTACGACCGCTTGCTGCTGGCGACCGGCGCGGAGCCGGTGCGCCTGCCGATACCGGGCGCAGATCAGCCACACGTCCACGTGCTGCGCTCGCTGACCGATTCCCGCGCCATCATTGCATTGGCCAGTGGCGCGTGGCGCGCCGTCGTGATCGGCGCCAGCTTCATCGGGCTCGAGGTCGCGGCGTCGCTGCGCGCCAGAAATATCGAGGTTCATGTCGTAGGCCTCGAGCAGCGGCCGATGGAGCGCGTGCTGGGGCCAGAGCTGGGCGACTTCGTTCGTGCCCTGCATGAAGAGCACGGCGTCATCTTCCATCTCGGCGACACCGTAACCGGGATCGACGGCAAACGCGCGATGCTGAAAAGCGGCGGCGCGATCGACGCCGATATCGTGGTGGTCGGCGTCGGCGTGCGTCCGCGCCTTGAATTGGCCGAGCAGGCCGGGCTGGCGATCGATCGCGGCGTCACCGTCAATGCCTATCTGGAAACCAGCGTCCCCGGCATCTATGCCGCGGGCGACATTGCGCGCTGGCCCGATCCGCATTCCCTTGAGACCATTCGTGTCGAACATTGGGTGGTGGCCGAGCGTCAGGGCCAGACCGCCGCGCGAAACATGCTCGGGCAACGCGAGCCGTTCCATGCGGTGCCGTTTTTCTGGAGCCAACACTACGATGTGCCGATCAATTATGTCGGTTACGCCGAGAAGTGGGACGAAATCACCGTCGACGGCGACATCCCGGGCAAGGATTGCCTGCTGCACTACAGGCGCAACGGCCGCGTGCTCGCCGTCGCCTCGATCTATCGGGACCTCGCAAGCCTCGAGGCAGAGCTTGCGATGGAGAAGGCGCGGGCGCCTTAA
- a CDS encoding acyl-CoA synthetase yields the protein MLTEASTYDELYRNFRWAIPARFNMATACCDRHADGSGRLALIYVDEGGATTRTSFDEVAEQSRRFANVLKADGLSRGDRVAVFLSQSLELPIAHFAAFRSGMISIPLFALFGEDALEFRLSNSEAKALVTDEAGWEKLAKIRDRLPDLKNVYVIGDRAPAGTKPFWSSLKAASPEFATVDTAADDPALIIYTSGTTGNPKGALHAHRVVLGHLPNVEMCHNFLPRPGDLMWTPADWAWIGGLINGLLAFWYHGIPLVGHRARKFEPQAAMAMMAELGIRNTFLPPTALKLMRQAGVKNSGVKLRSIFTGGESLGGELLGWVRETFGIDAHEVFGQTECNLVIGSNSNLFPIRPGAMGKATPGFDVRIVNDRGEELRKGERGIIGVRQPCPCTMLEYWKNPEATAKKYAGEFLLTGDLGVQDEDGYFWYVSREDDVITTAGYRVGPSEIEHTLMKHPAVAMSAVVGIPDPIRTESIKAWIVLRPGFAASDELAREIQEFVKVQLAAHEYPRFVQFADTLPMTATGKVLRRELRALG from the coding sequence ATGCTCACCGAAGCCTCAACCTACGACGAGCTCTACCGCAACTTCCGCTGGGCCATTCCCGCTCGCTTCAACATGGCTACCGCGTGCTGCGATCGCCATGCCGATGGCTCAGGCCGGTTGGCGCTGATCTATGTGGACGAGGGCGGCGCCACGACGCGCACATCCTTCGACGAGGTCGCGGAGCAGTCGCGCCGTTTTGCCAATGTGCTGAAAGCCGACGGCCTGTCGCGCGGCGACCGCGTGGCGGTGTTCCTGTCGCAGTCTCTCGAACTACCGATCGCGCATTTCGCCGCGTTTCGCTCGGGCATGATCTCGATCCCGCTGTTCGCGCTGTTCGGCGAGGACGCGCTGGAGTTCCGCCTGTCGAATTCCGAGGCGAAAGCCCTCGTCACCGACGAGGCCGGTTGGGAGAAATTAGCGAAAATACGCGATCGTCTTCCTGACCTAAAGAACGTCTACGTCATCGGCGACCGCGCGCCTGCCGGCACAAAGCCGTTCTGGTCCTCGCTCAAGGCCGCGTCGCCGGAGTTCGCCACCGTCGACACCGCAGCCGATGATCCCGCCTTGATCATCTACACCTCCGGCACCACAGGCAATCCGAAGGGCGCGCTGCACGCGCATCGCGTGGTGCTCGGCCATCTGCCGAATGTCGAGATGTGCCACAACTTCCTGCCGCGGCCCGGCGACCTGATGTGGACACCGGCCGACTGGGCCTGGATCGGCGGGCTGATCAACGGCCTGCTGGCGTTCTGGTATCACGGCATTCCCCTGGTCGGCCATCGCGCGCGCAAGTTCGAGCCGCAGGCAGCGATGGCGATGATGGCCGAGCTTGGCATCCGCAACACGTTCCTGCCGCCGACCGCGCTGAAACTGATGCGGCAGGCCGGCGTGAAAAATTCCGGCGTAAAGCTGCGCAGCATTTTTACCGGCGGTGAATCGCTCGGCGGCGAATTGCTCGGCTGGGTGCGCGAAACCTTTGGCATCGACGCGCATGAAGTATTCGGCCAGACCGAATGCAACCTCGTGATCGGCAGCAATTCGAACCTGTTTCCGATCCGCCCCGGCGCGATGGGCAAGGCGACACCCGGATTCGACGTCCGCATCGTCAATGATCGCGGCGAGGAATTGCGTAAGGGTGAGCGCGGCATCATCGGCGTGCGCCAGCCCTGCCCATGCACCATGCTTGAATACTGGAAGAATCCGGAAGCGACCGCGAAGAAATACGCCGGCGAATTTTTGCTGACCGGCGATCTCGGCGTGCAGGATGAGGACGGCTATTTCTGGTACGTCAGCCGCGAGGACGACGTGATTACCACCGCCGGCTATCGCGTCGGCCCGTCTGAGATCGAACATACGCTGATGAAGCATCCGGCGGTGGCGATGTCGGCGGTGGTCGGCATACCCGATCCGATCCGCACTGAATCCATCAAGGCCTGGATCGTGCTGCGCCCGGGCTTTGCCGCGAGCGATGAACTGGCGCGCGAGATCCAGGAGTTCGTGAAAGTGCAGCTCGCCGCCCACGAATACCCGCGCTTCGTGCAGTTCGCCGACACGCTGCCGATGACTGCGACGGGCAAGGTGCTGCGGCGCGAGTTGCGGGCGCTGGGGTAG
- a CDS encoding MarR family winged helix-turn-helix transcriptional regulator, with product MQKNTSHAAGLHRASLGKLHDLDAALELMYYGWRGMTLSADQYLATVGLSRPHHRILYVVARQPDISIGALVEILGISKQAVNRPLNLLLQRKLLTSKRSPEQHRSKLLRLTEAGKRIEQRASGHERKVLREAFDRVGPPGAAAWMAVMGAIADNN from the coding sequence ATGCAAAAAAATACTTCTCACGCCGCGGGCCTGCACCGCGCCTCGCTCGGGAAGCTCCACGATTTGGATGCGGCGCTGGAGCTCATGTATTACGGCTGGCGTGGCATGACGCTCTCGGCCGACCAGTATCTCGCCACGGTCGGCCTCTCACGTCCGCACCATCGTATTCTCTACGTGGTTGCGCGACAGCCTGACATCTCGATCGGCGCGCTGGTCGAGATCCTCGGCATATCCAAGCAAGCCGTGAACCGGCCGCTAAACCTGTTGCTGCAGCGTAAACTCCTGACATCGAAGCGGTCGCCCGAGCAGCATCGCTCCAAATTGCTGCGGCTGACGGAAGCAGGAAAGCGCATTGAGCAACGAGCATCGGGCCATGAGCGCAAGGTTCTGCGCGAGGCGTTCGATCGTGTCGGCCCGCCCGGCGCTGCCGCCTGGATGGCCGTCATGGGGGCCATTGCCGACAACAACTGA
- a CDS encoding nuclear transport factor 2 family protein: MSEQAMDRAAAGRFVEAWCANWRKVDIDAVVSHFAENAEMRSPLALKLTESPVVAGAENIRAYWQRAYGGIKSADLKILNWSWDDTIARLTVWWQLGDSRASEFMDFDKAGRVMRSEAFYGK, translated from the coding sequence ATGAGCGAACAGGCAATGGACCGCGCGGCGGCCGGACGCTTTGTCGAGGCGTGGTGCGCGAACTGGCGCAAGGTCGATATCGATGCGGTCGTTTCGCACTTCGCCGAAAACGCCGAGATGCGCAGCCCGTTGGCGCTCAAATTGACGGAGTCCCCGGTAGTCGCCGGCGCCGAGAACATCCGCGCCTACTGGCAGAGAGCCTACGGCGGCATCAAGAGCGCAGACCTGAAAATCCTGAACTGGAGCTGGGACGACACGATCGCGCGCCTGACGGTGTGGTGGCAACTGGGCGATAGCCGCGCCAGCGAGTTCATGGACTTCGACAAAGCCGGCCGTGTGATGCGCAGCGAGGCCTTCTACGGAAAGTAG
- a CDS encoding ATP-binding protein, with protein MSLRTRLLILVIAAMLVPAILVGLRFVQNRASEINAAHASLSATANDISSDLDEKIQGTAQLHYGLARARDLDTRDKAACSAFLSAVREEYPRYTGILTINPDGSLFCDSLRTDRTLDLRDREYFQQALVAHGTVTLQPVFGRLTGTSVLQIAYPVRSETAELKFILLASFNLKKFAEDHDKRLSSDSQILLVDRKGTILVAPEGKDWTEAPGTSIATSELFRFATSPNHESFREVTGRDGRTHVWTAARSPSVRDAGLYLMVGRAKDGLVAAANRRLYEDLAILAVASLLLLAGVWVLATMSIGRQVGRLAAMATKLGVGDLSARIAPPYPRGELGGLMTLLNGTAESLQHQRAAIDELNQKLTQSQKMEAMGQLTGGVAHDFNNLLTVILGNAEHLAEKLATHKALQKIAESIATAAERGSDLTRSLLAFARKQPLMPKHIDIGQKIVGMEQLLRRTLGEHIECEFRIDQDLWQASVDPGQLASALLNLVLNARDAMPLGGKLTVEVQNTSLGESDVDVNGEARPGDYVMIAVADNGTGMTAEVASRAFEPFFTTKEVGKGTGLGLSMVYGFAQQSGGLMQIRSEPGHGTAVNLFFPRVRTIQTTAAPSAGQPAAPTGSETVLVVEDDDMVRRYVEGELKALGYRVIVTRNAAAALDILRGPENIHLLFTDVVMPGGMFGTELAKEAARLRPHLKILLTSGHSEHPVEAIDGAGRDVRILNKPYRRHDLASMLRSVLKAR; from the coding sequence ATGAGCCTGCGCACACGTCTATTGATACTGGTTATCGCCGCGATGCTGGTGCCGGCCATCCTTGTGGGACTGCGCTTCGTCCAGAATCGCGCAAGCGAAATCAACGCCGCACATGCCAGCCTGTCGGCAACCGCCAACGACATCTCAAGCGACCTCGACGAGAAAATTCAGGGCACGGCCCAGCTTCACTATGGTCTCGCCCGCGCCCGCGATCTCGATACGCGCGACAAGGCGGCTTGCTCCGCCTTCCTGTCGGCCGTGCGCGAAGAGTATCCGCGGTACACCGGCATCTTGACCATCAATCCGGACGGCAGCCTGTTCTGCGACTCGTTGCGAACCGACCGGACGCTCGATCTCAGGGATCGCGAATATTTCCAGCAGGCGCTGGTTGCGCACGGCACCGTCACACTCCAGCCTGTGTTCGGCCGGTTGACAGGGACCTCCGTGTTGCAGATCGCCTATCCCGTTCGCTCGGAAACGGCAGAGCTGAAATTTATCCTGCTCGCCTCGTTCAATCTGAAGAAATTCGCCGAAGACCACGACAAGCGGCTGTCGAGCGACAGTCAGATTCTGCTCGTCGACAGGAAAGGCACGATCCTCGTCGCGCCCGAGGGCAAGGACTGGACCGAAGCGCCCGGCACATCGATCGCAACTTCGGAGCTGTTCCGGTTTGCGACCTCGCCGAATCATGAGTCGTTTCGCGAAGTAACCGGGCGGGACGGCCGAACCCATGTCTGGACCGCCGCTCGCTCCCCCTCGGTGCGCGATGCCGGACTTTACCTTATGGTCGGGCGGGCCAAGGACGGTCTGGTGGCCGCAGCCAATCGCCGCCTCTACGAGGACCTGGCGATACTTGCGGTGGCCTCGCTGCTGTTGCTCGCAGGCGTATGGGTTCTGGCGACGATGAGCATCGGCCGTCAGGTCGGGCGCCTGGCTGCGATGGCGACGAAGCTCGGAGTTGGCGATCTGAGCGCGCGGATTGCTCCACCCTATCCGCGCGGCGAGCTTGGCGGGCTGATGACATTGCTCAACGGCACCGCTGAATCGCTCCAGCATCAGCGCGCCGCCATCGACGAGCTCAACCAGAAACTCACCCAATCCCAGAAAATGGAGGCGATGGGTCAGCTCACCGGCGGCGTGGCGCATGATTTCAACAACCTGTTGACCGTCATCCTCGGCAATGCGGAGCACCTTGCCGAGAAGCTTGCGACACACAAGGCGTTGCAAAAAATCGCCGAGAGCATCGCGACCGCCGCCGAACGCGGCTCGGACCTGACGCGCAGCCTGCTCGCGTTCGCGCGCAAGCAGCCCTTGATGCCGAAGCACATCGACATCGGCCAGAAGATCGTCGGCATGGAGCAGTTGCTGCGCCGGACGCTCGGAGAGCATATCGAATGTGAATTCCGGATTGATCAAGACCTGTGGCAGGCCAGTGTCGATCCCGGCCAACTGGCGTCGGCACTGCTCAACCTGGTGCTGAATGCGCGCGACGCCATGCCGCTCGGCGGCAAGCTGACGGTCGAGGTGCAAAATACGTCACTCGGTGAATCCGACGTGGACGTCAACGGCGAGGCGCGTCCCGGCGATTATGTCATGATCGCCGTGGCGGATAACGGCACCGGCATGACGGCCGAGGTCGCCAGCCGCGCCTTCGAGCCATTCTTCACCACCAAGGAGGTGGGGAAAGGCACGGGTCTCGGCCTGAGCATGGTCTACGGATTCGCGCAGCAATCCGGCGGGTTGATGCAGATACGCTCCGAACCGGGGCATGGCACGGCGGTCAACCTGTTCTTCCCCCGCGTTCGGACAATTCAGACGACCGCCGCGCCATCCGCCGGTCAGCCGGCCGCGCCCACCGGCAGCGAGACCGTTCTCGTCGTCGAGGACGACGACATGGTGCGCCGCTATGTTGAAGGCGAATTGAAAGCGCTCGGCTATCGCGTCATCGTCACACGCAACGCGGCCGCGGCGCTCGACATATTGCGCGGCCCGGAGAACATCCATCTTCTGTTCACGGATGTCGTGATGCCCGGGGGCATGTTCGGAACCGAGCTTGCGAAGGAAGCCGCCCGCCTGCGGCCTCACTTGAAGATCCTCCTGACTTCCGGCCATAGCGAACATCCCGTCGAGGCGATCGATGGGGCCGGCCGGGACGTGCGGATCCTGAACAAGCCCTACCGTCGACACGATCTGGCATCGATGCTGCGTTCGGTCCTGAAGGCGCGTTGA
- a CDS encoding Fic/DOC family protein: protein MYDAIEDPYTYKNSTVLVNKLDLQNQAELDAFEAEISSARAEEPLPEGSMDFEHYKSIHHHLFQDVYQWAGQPRTVRIAKGGNPFCFPENIEGQANKLFDDLRSADHLRNLDAKTFADQAAHFLAELNAIHAFREGNGRSQLTFFALVADYAGHPLKIEKLNPDAMLAAMIASFDGDERPLADVINDLIA, encoded by the coding sequence ATGTATGATGCGATCGAAGATCCCTACACCTACAAGAACTCGACCGTGCTGGTGAACAAGCTCGACTTGCAGAACCAAGCCGAACTCGACGCGTTCGAAGCGGAAATTTCCAGCGCACGAGCCGAAGAACCATTACCAGAGGGATCGATGGACTTCGAACACTACAAGTCCATCCATCACCATCTGTTTCAAGACGTATACCAGTGGGCGGGACAGCCTCGCACAGTCAGGATCGCGAAGGGTGGCAATCCATTCTGCTTTCCCGAAAACATCGAAGGGCAAGCGAATAAGCTGTTCGACGACTTGCGATCGGCGGATCACCTTCGGAATCTCGATGCAAAAACGTTCGCAGACCAAGCGGCACATTTCCTGGCGGAGCTGAATGCGATTCATGCCTTCCGCGAAGGAAACGGACGGTCGCAGCTTACCTTCTTCGCCTTGGTCGCCGACTATGCGGGCCATCCGCTCAAAATCGAAAAACTGAATCCAGACGCGATGCTGGCGGCGATGATCGCCAGTTTCGACGGCGACGAACGCCCGCTTGCCGATGTGATCAATGATCTGATTGCATGA